A window from Crocosphaera sp. UHCC 0190 encodes these proteins:
- a CDS encoding phosphate/phosphite/phosphonate ABC transporter substrate-binding protein encodes MMLSRTLLLISVLITLFGCQSRQPFPERITLGVVSFGDSEKLEKNYGELKTYLENELNSIIELEPTYNERQAINQINDNAWEIVVASPGLAAVAVSKGNYLPILPLEGGLNSRSVFVVRQDSPIKSLKQLNGKAVALGQPGSATGYYFALYNLYGLTLSEVRLASTPKQALEWVASGEMTAAAMSLEQYNTYRAQVSQKGFRILFQDQHQVPNGAILVSEKLSQIEQEALYRALSNAPPMIPSSAGYVANGPIPDYQYLMGIIKQITPITSNLQKKPTHLY; translated from the coding sequence ATGATGTTATCCCGCACTTTATTACTGATTTCGGTTCTGATTACCCTGTTTGGCTGTCAATCAAGACAACCGTTTCCAGAGCGCATTACCCTAGGGGTAGTGAGTTTTGGTGACAGTGAAAAACTAGAGAAAAATTATGGAGAACTCAAAACGTATTTAGAGAATGAACTCAATAGCATTATTGAGTTAGAACCTACCTACAATGAGCGTCAAGCGATTAATCAGATTAACGACAACGCCTGGGAGATCGTTGTTGCTTCTCCCGGTCTAGCAGCGGTCGCCGTATCCAAGGGAAATTATCTCCCCATTTTACCCTTAGAAGGGGGATTAAACAGCCGTTCGGTCTTTGTTGTCCGCCAAGACAGTCCCATCAAAAGTTTAAAGCAATTAAATGGGAAAGCTGTGGCCTTAGGACAACCAGGCTCAGCGACAGGATATTATTTTGCCTTGTATAATCTCTATGGACTAACCCTGTCAGAAGTTCGATTAGCCTCCACCCCCAAACAAGCATTAGAATGGGTGGCCAGTGGGGAAATGACCGCCGCCGCCATGTCTTTAGAGCAATATAATACCTATCGGGCGCAAGTCTCTCAAAAGGGCTTTCGGATATTGTTTCAAGACCAGCACCAGGTTCCCAATGGAGCCATCTTAGTTTCGGAAAAACTGTCTCAAATTGAGCAAGAAGCCTTATATCGAGCTTTAAGCAACGCTCCTCCTATGATTCCTTCTTCAGCAGGCTATGTGGCCAATGGCCCTATTCCCGATTATCAATATTTGATGGGAATTATTAAACAAATAACTCCCATCACCTCAAATCTACAAAAAAAACCGACCCACTTATATTGA
- the hisD gene encoding histidinol dehydrogenase, with protein sequence MLRIITQLAEVQTELERIRDRPYSDEIQGKEIAVGEILERIKHHGDLGLLDPWQRPLNPKQLRVSGSELDAAYQQIPKELLDAISLVGQQLEQFHRQQLPKSWVKFEEDDVVLGRRYTPVKRAGLYVAGDQASRLSRVLMQGIPAKVAQVPQIVLVTPPDAQGKIHPDILVAAQITGINEIYRLGGAAAIGALAYGTPTLPKVEVITGTGGLDVTLAKKMVYGTVALDRPLDASELFIIADRKANPSQIAADLLAQVEQDPSTAVILLTPDLPLAQMVQQKVQEQLQDNAHGILASKAIAHYGLIGVVDSIGQAIAITNQFAPQSLILAMAEPWDFVEQIRAVGTVLMGATTPKALGDYLGSSGVILPPAGLIRYATTVGVDTFLKPSNLIQYSPLALKKMARTLELLALAEGFPASAEAIRLRLQGETDEG encoded by the coding sequence ATGCTGCGAATTATCACCCAGTTAGCTGAGGTACAAACGGAACTAGAAAGAATCCGCGATCGCCCTTACAGCGATGAGATTCAGGGCAAAGAAATTGCTGTGGGAGAAATTCTTGAAAGAATTAAACATCACGGCGATTTAGGTCTACTTGACCCATGGCAGCGACCATTGAACCCAAAACAGTTACGGGTTAGTGGTTCGGAGTTAGATGCAGCTTATCAACAGATCCCCAAAGAGTTACTGGATGCCATTTCCCTTGTGGGTCAACAATTAGAGCAGTTTCATCGCCAACAACTTCCTAAATCTTGGGTAAAATTTGAGGAGGATGATGTCGTCCTCGGCCGACGCTACACTCCCGTTAAACGGGCCGGGCTTTATGTCGCAGGGGATCAAGCTTCTCGCCTCAGTCGGGTACTAATGCAAGGGATTCCTGCTAAAGTGGCTCAAGTGCCTCAGATTGTTTTGGTGACTCCCCCAGATGCTCAGGGAAAAATTCATCCTGATATTTTAGTCGCGGCTCAGATTACAGGGATTAATGAAATTTATCGCCTAGGAGGGGCCGCCGCGATCGGGGCTTTGGCCTATGGCACCCCAACCCTACCAAAAGTTGAGGTGATTACGGGAACGGGTGGTTTGGATGTCACCTTGGCCAAAAAAATGGTCTATGGCACTGTAGCCCTTGATCGGCCCCTGGATGCCTCAGAGTTATTCATTATTGCCGATCGCAAGGCCAATCCCAGCCAAATTGCGGCGGATTTGTTGGCTCAGGTAGAACAAGATCCTAGTACAGCCGTGATCCTCCTCACCCCTGATCTACCCCTGGCCCAAATGGTTCAACAAAAGGTTCAGGAACAGTTACAAGATAATGCCCATGGGATTCTTGCGTCCAAGGCGATCGCTCACTATGGGTTAATTGGGGTGGTGGATTCTATCGGACAGGCGATCGCCATTACGAATCAGTTTGCCCCTCAATCTCTGATCTTAGCCATGGCTGAACCTTGGGATTTTGTCGAACAAATTCGCGCCGTTGGCACTGTTTTGATGGGGGCAACTACCCCGAAAGCCCTTGGTGATTATTTGGGAAGTTCTGGGGTGATTTTACCCCCGGCTGGATTGATTCGTTATGCTACCACAGTGGGGGTGGATACGTTTTTAAAGCCATCTAATTTAATTCAATATTCCCCTCTGGCACTGAAAAAAATGGCCCGCACTTTAGAACTTTTAGCTTTAGCTGAGGGCTTTCCGGCTAGTGCTGAAGCAATTCGACTTCGGTTACAAGGGGAAACTGATGAGGGGTGA
- a CDS encoding protein kinase domain-containing protein — protein MDKVILTIIAGKLKGQKFEFIERNTCIMGRHPDCYPRLSDDLDHNTISRYHCLLDINPPEIRVRDFGSKNGTYVNDKKIGQREATQTPEEGAKITFPEYDLKSGDELKLSQTIFQVAIETKREVAPTLKVEEIPNQPKNNFLNLLKNLLKRAQTGEENLSNFKDYEIIKKLGEGGFSEVFLAHNKITGENVALKMMLPQVAANPYAVELFLREAQNTQALNHPNIVKLRDTGYLDQTFFFTLEYCNGGTVEDLMQQQGGKLSLEESLEIIYQVLDALIYAHNVEISNLKQANGTIAKGKGLVHRDIKPANIFLVESQGKITVKLADYGLSKAFDLAGLSGQTMTGTKAGTPYFMPRQQVLNFKYVQPEVDIWAVAATLYNMLTGCYPRDLDNKDPFLAILQDLPIPIRQRNVNIPQGLADIIDLALQDNPQLHFKEAIAFKKALLDVV, from the coding sequence ATGGATAAAGTCATTCTAACAATTATTGCAGGAAAACTTAAAGGACAAAAATTTGAATTTATTGAGAGAAACACCTGTATTATGGGTCGTCATCCTGACTGTTACCCCAGACTTTCTGATGACCTAGATCATAACACAATTTCTCGTTATCATTGTCTATTAGATATTAATCCCCCTGAGATTCGGGTTAGAGATTTTGGTAGTAAAAATGGTACTTATGTTAACGATAAAAAAATTGGACAAAGAGAAGCAACTCAAACTCCAGAAGAAGGGGCAAAAATTACCTTTCCTGAATATGATTTAAAGTCAGGGGATGAACTTAAACTAAGTCAAACTATCTTTCAAGTTGCCATTGAAACTAAGCGGGAAGTTGCCCCAACATTAAAGGTTGAAGAAATACCTAATCAACCTAAAAATAATTTTCTAAACTTACTCAAAAACCTCCTCAAACGCGCACAAACAGGAGAAGAAAACCTTAGTAATTTTAAAGACTATGAAATCATTAAAAAGCTAGGAGAGGGAGGCTTTAGTGAGGTATTTTTAGCCCATAATAAAATTACGGGGGAAAATGTGGCTTTAAAAATGATGTTACCTCAAGTCGCGGCTAATCCTTATGCAGTAGAATTATTCTTAAGAGAAGCACAAAATACCCAAGCTTTAAATCATCCTAATATTGTTAAATTAAGGGACACAGGTTATCTAGATCAAACCTTTTTCTTTACCCTAGAATATTGTAATGGGGGAACAGTTGAAGATTTAATGCAGCAACAAGGAGGTAAACTTTCTCTTGAGGAATCTTTAGAGATTATCTATCAAGTTTTAGATGCTTTAATTTATGCCCATAATGTAGAAATTTCTAACTTAAAACAAGCTAACGGAACTATTGCAAAAGGCAAAGGTTTAGTGCATCGGGATATTAAACCAGCTAACATATTTTTAGTAGAAAGTCAAGGTAAAATTACAGTAAAATTGGCAGATTATGGCTTATCAAAAGCCTTTGATTTAGCTGGATTAAGCGGTCAAACCATGACGGGAACTAAAGCAGGTACTCCCTATTTTATGCCCCGTCAACAGGTGTTAAATTTCAAATATGTACAACCAGAAGTTGATATTTGGGCAGTGGCAGCAACCCTCTATAATATGTTGACAGGATGTTATCCCCGTGACTTAGATAATAAAGATCCTTTTCTGGCTATTTTACAAGATTTACCTATTCCTATTCGTCAACGTAATGTTAATATTCCTCAAGGTTTAGCTGATATTATTGATCTCGCTTTACAAGATAATCCTCAACTCCATTTCAAAGAGGCGATTGCTTTTAAAAAAGCCCTATTAGATGTGGTTTAA
- a CDS encoding BMC domain-containing protein yields the protein MPQAVGVIQTIGFPAVLAAADAMVKGGRVTIVYFDKAERGEFLVAIRGPVSEVKRSMEAGKEAAAQSYGGEVVSHYIVPNPPENLLAVLPVDYSEEVEQFRV from the coding sequence ATGCCCCAAGCCGTCGGTGTCATTCAAACCATAGGATTTCCTGCCGTTTTAGCCGCTGCTGATGCTATGGTTAAAGGTGGGAGAGTCACCATTGTCTATTTTGATAAAGCGGAACGGGGGGAATTTTTAGTCGCTATTCGTGGCCCCGTTTCCGAAGTAAAAAGATCGATGGAAGCAGGGAAAGAAGCCGCTGCACAATCCTATGGTGGTGAAGTCGTTAGTCATTATATTGTTCCTAACCCCCCGGAAAATCTCCTCGCTGTTTTACCCGTAGATTACAGTGAAGAAGTCGAACAATTCCGCGTTTGA
- a CDS encoding DUF29 domain-containing protein codes for MINYTVTNLKQLYDFDDFQWLEETVKLLKNKQFNKLDLENLIEELEDLGKEKKNAVASLLEQVIRHLLLLQYWTEEREYNLVHWQGEIYTFRVQLRRKLTTNLHNYLESELNEIYEDALGFVKIKTQNTVKFPLECPYSLDQLLSQEWLPSLSLRSIT; via the coding sequence ATGATAAATTATACGGTTACAAATTTAAAACAACTCTACGATTTTGATGATTTTCAATGGCTTGAAGAAACGGTTAAGTTACTCAAAAACAAGCAATTTAATAAGTTAGATTTAGAAAATTTAATAGAGGAGTTAGAGGACTTGGGAAAAGAAAAGAAAAATGCTGTTGCTAGTTTATTGGAACAGGTGATTCGTCATTTATTATTACTGCAATATTGGACAGAAGAAAGAGAATATAATTTAGTTCATTGGCAAGGAGAAATTTACACATTTAGAGTTCAATTAAGACGAAAACTGACCACAAATTTGCATAATTATTTAGAATCAGAATTAAATGAAATTTATGAAGATGCGTTAGGTTTTGTGAAAATCAAGACCCAAAATACAGTAAAATTTCCTTTAGAATGTCCCTACTCTCTTGATCAGCTACTTAGTCAGGAATGGCTGCCATCATTGTCTTTAAGAAGTATTACCTAA
- the rnc gene encoding ribonuclease III yields the protein MAFLDPRRDKQLRNFIQKLGLSDTISVDWELLDLALTHPTISRDKNYQQLEFVGDSVVRLVAAEVLLENYPNALVGEFAAIRSMLVSDRALAEFAESYGLDRYLLISESAAQDKIGRVSWLADAFEGVLGALYLSTHTMNLVRPWLDPLLIAKAVEIRQDPALQNYKDALQEWTQAQYKMLPDYRVTEQPLSGDMEARFLAEVWLKDRKLGTGQGRSKKLAEQAAAKEAFFAVVHQ from the coding sequence ATGGCTTTCTTAGACCCTCGACGAGACAAACAACTACGAAATTTCATCCAAAAACTCGGTTTATCTGATACCATTTCAGTCGACTGGGAATTACTCGATTTAGCCTTAACTCATCCCACAATTTCCAGAGATAAAAATTATCAACAACTAGAATTTGTCGGGGATTCCGTGGTCAGATTAGTTGCGGCTGAGGTACTATTAGAAAACTATCCTAACGCACTGGTTGGAGAATTTGCCGCCATTCGTTCCATGTTGGTCAGCGATCGCGCCTTAGCGGAGTTTGCAGAGAGTTACGGGTTAGATCGCTATCTCCTCATCTCAGAAAGTGCGGCCCAGGATAAAATTGGCCGTGTATCTTGGTTAGCAGATGCCTTTGAAGGAGTATTAGGCGCGCTTTATTTAAGCACCCACACCATGAATTTGGTGCGTCCTTGGTTAGACCCCCTTTTAATTGCCAAAGCGGTTGAAATTCGTCAAGATCCCGCCCTGCAAAACTATAAAGATGCCCTACAGGAATGGACACAAGCCCAATACAAAATGCTGCCAGACTATCGGGTCACAGAACAACCCTTGAGCGGTGACATGGAGGCACGCTTTCTGGCCGAAGTTTGGCTAAAAGACCGTAAATTAGGCACAGGTCAGGGCCGTTCCAAAAAATTAGCAGAGCAAGCGGCCGCTAAAGAAGCCTTTTTTGCCGTCGTGCATCAATAA
- a CDS encoding TldD/PmbA family protein, whose amino-acid sequence MSPTLLISKELPQLTYQSSRDRFDNSWQEPLSTLLGLGRAAGADFLEIFLERVNYISSLAEEDAITSISPRLSTGAGIRIFKGKADCYVSTNDVSFIGLKTALEKGLSILGLSLPSPNAYIPEINLELLRDYAATKDKELWLPNCSSIEETGKVLLDANHKLAQKASHIQSRRAMYFRDWQEILVAASDGTFARDIRLTQSVGYSLFCADGTHRASMSKRFGDTSDPYFLRQWDYETAAESVAESAGKMLYADFVESGNYPIVMANEFGGVIFHEACGHLLETTQIEHKTTPFMEKKGEKIAHENLTAWDEGRSDKAFGTVDMDDEGMPTQRTLLIENGILKNFLADRTGSLRTGHPRTGSGRRQSYAYAAASRMRNTYIAPGNYSIDDIFSSVDKGIYCKQMGGGSVGATGEFNFSVSEAYLIENGQVTKPLKGATLIGTAKDIMNEISMCSQDLGLAPGFCGSVSGSIYVTVGQPHLKVDKITVGGR is encoded by the coding sequence ATGTCACCCACCCTGTTAATATCTAAAGAACTTCCTCAATTAACCTATCAATCTAGCCGCGATCGCTTTGACAATAGCTGGCAAGAACCCCTATCAACCTTATTAGGATTAGGAAGGGCTGCGGGGGCAGATTTTTTAGAAATCTTCCTAGAACGGGTTAATTATATCAGTTCTTTAGCCGAAGAAGATGCCATTACTAGCATTTCTCCCCGTCTTTCTACTGGGGCAGGAATCCGAATATTTAAAGGCAAAGCAGACTGTTATGTAAGTACCAATGATGTCTCTTTTATCGGGTTAAAAACCGCCCTAGAAAAAGGGTTATCAATATTAGGTTTAAGCTTACCATCTCCTAATGCTTATATCCCAGAAATCAACTTAGAATTATTACGAGATTATGCTGCCACGAAAGATAAAGAACTTTGGTTGCCGAACTGTAGTTCCATCGAAGAAACAGGCAAAGTTTTATTAGATGCTAACCATAAATTAGCGCAAAAAGCCTCTCATATTCAGTCCCGTCGTGCCATGTATTTTCGAGACTGGCAAGAAATTTTAGTCGCTGCAAGTGATGGCACCTTTGCCAGAGATATCCGTCTTACTCAATCAGTTGGTTATTCCTTATTCTGTGCAGATGGAACTCACCGCGCTTCCATGAGTAAACGGTTTGGGGATACCAGTGATCCTTATTTCTTGCGACAATGGGACTATGAAACCGCCGCAGAAAGTGTCGCAGAATCAGCCGGAAAAATGCTTTATGCTGATTTTGTCGAGTCAGGAAATTATCCTATTGTTATGGCCAATGAATTTGGTGGGGTAATTTTTCACGAAGCTTGTGGACATCTCTTAGAAACAACACAAATTGAACATAAAACGACGCCTTTTATGGAGAAAAAAGGCGAAAAAATTGCCCATGAAAATTTAACCGCTTGGGATGAAGGGCGTTCTGATAAAGCCTTTGGTACAGTGGATATGGATGATGAAGGAATGCCCACTCAACGCACCCTATTAATTGAAAACGGCATCCTCAAGAACTTTTTAGCAGATCGCACCGGATCGCTGCGTACAGGTCATCCTCGCACGGGTAGCGGTCGTCGTCAAAGTTATGCCTATGCTGCGGCTTCTCGGATGCGAAATACTTATATTGCCCCTGGAAATTATTCTATTGATGATATCTTTTCTTCGGTAGATAAGGGTATTTATTGTAAACAAATGGGAGGGGGAAGTGTTGGTGCAACGGGTGAATTTAATTTCTCTGTTTCTGAAGCTTATTTGATTGAAAATGGCCAGGTAACTAAACCCTTAAAAGGAGCAACTTTAATCGGAACTGCTAAAGATATTATGAATGAAATATCTATGTGTTCCCAAGATTTAGGACTTGCTCCAGGGTTCTGTGGATCTGTCAGTGGTAGCATTTATGTTACTGTTGGTCAGCCTCATTTAAAAGTAGATAAAATCACCGTTGGCGGTCGATAA
- a CDS encoding serine/threonine-protein kinase translates to MRHLNPGETLQNGRYTINSILGAGGFGITYLAIENLSGTQLAIKTLNATVQGKPNFSDLQNQFIKEAFLLAKCSHPHVVTVHNVFNEDGLWYMVMEYIKGYDLSVYLQQKGILKENDGLTIIQKIGEALIYVHSQGFLHRDIKPHNILLPPNTLEAKLIDFGIAREFTAGETRTHTGYLTEGYAPPEQYEEKAKRDTYTDVYALAATLYNILTDQVPIPAQYRSYAALPPPQQFNNKISDRVNNAILKGMELKPANRPQTIQEFLSLLSPINKGGQRGDKPVQKPRRDVIYNVSTPVNNVPTPQQKREDLSSDRNVDYGRLRDFLKAGKWQEADKETAKVMLQAANPSENGWLREDDIDNFPCTDLRTINQLWLDYSEGKFGFSVQKEIYQRLGGTRYYNQKVWQAFGDQVGWRKGGSWLSYKDITFNTSGGVGHLPVYLRCCWCVFGMGWMRMEYCGLWSLLSRRDL, encoded by the coding sequence ATGAGACATCTCAACCCTGGCGAAACTCTCCAAAATGGACGTTACACTATCAATAGTATCTTAGGTGCTGGTGGTTTTGGTATTACTTATCTCGCAATAGAAAACCTATCAGGAACTCAACTCGCTATCAAAACTTTAAATGCTACCGTACAAGGTAAACCTAATTTTAGTGATTTACAAAATCAGTTTATTAAAGAAGCATTTTTATTAGCTAAATGTAGTCATCCTCATGTTGTTACCGTTCATAATGTTTTTAATGAAGATGGACTTTGGTATATGGTCATGGAATATATCAAAGGTTATGATTTATCTGTCTATTTACAACAAAAAGGTATCTTAAAAGAAAATGATGGTTTAACTATTATTCAAAAAATCGGAGAAGCTTTAATTTATGTTCATTCTCAAGGTTTTTTACATCGAGATATTAAACCCCATAATATTTTATTACCTCCTAATACTTTAGAAGCAAAGTTAATTGATTTTGGTATAGCAAGAGAGTTTACCGCAGGTGAAACCCGTACCCATACTGGTTATTTAACGGAAGGCTATGCACCTCCTGAACAATACGAAGAAAAGGCAAAAAGGGACACTTATACAGATGTTTATGCCTTAGCTGCTACCTTGTATAATATCTTAACTGATCAGGTTCCTATTCCCGCACAGTATCGCAGTTATGCTGCTTTACCTCCTCCTCAACAGTTTAATAATAAAATTAGCGATCGCGTTAATAATGCTATCCTAAAAGGGATGGAATTAAAACCCGCAAACCGTCCACAAACTATTCAAGAATTTTTATCATTATTATCCCCCATTAATAAGGGGGGACAAAGGGGGGATAAACCTGTACAAAAACCCCGTAGAGACGTTATATATAACGTCTCTACACCTGTTAATAATGTCCCCACACCCCAACAAAAAAGGGAGGATTTATCATCAGATAGAAATGTAGATTATGGTAGATTAAGGGACTTCTTAAAAGCAGGAAAATGGCAAGAAGCAGACAAAGAAACAGCTAAGGTAATGCTTCAAGCAGCAAACCCCAGCGAGAATGGATGGTTAAGAGAGGACGATATAGATAACTTCCCCTGCACCGATTTACGCACCATAAATCAGCTTTGGTTAGACTATAGTGAGGGTAAATTTGGCTTTAGTGTCCAAAAGGAAATTTACCAACGTTTAGGAGGCACAAGATATTATAATCAGAAGGTCTGGCAAGCTTTCGGCGATCAGGTCGGATGGCGTAAAGGAGGTAGTTGGTTATCTTACAAAGATATTACATTTAATACATCAGGTGGTGTGGGACACCTCCCTGTATACCTCAGATGTTGTTGGTGTGTCTTTGGGATGGGATGGATGCGGATGGAATACTGCGGATTGTGGTCTCTTCTCTCGCGTCGAGACTTGTAA
- a CDS encoding Txe/YoeB family addiction module toxin — MRKIAFLLRGFDEFNKWAVEDKKIYAKIITLIKDIQRDPFSGLGKPEALKYDLSGLWSRRITDEHRLVYSVTDEDIVIVSCRFHY; from the coding sequence ATGAGAAAAATTGCCTTTTTACTGCGAGGTTTTGATGAGTTTAACAAATGGGCAGTAGAAGATAAGAAAATTTACGCCAAAATTATTACCCTGATCAAAGATATTCAACGAGATCCCTTTTCTGGTTTAGGAAAACCAGAAGCCTTAAAATATGATTTATCAGGTTTATGGTCACGACGTATTACAGATGAACATCGCTTGGTTTATAGTGTTACTGATGAAGATATTGTCATTGTTTCCTGTCGATTTCATTACTAA
- a CDS encoding Uma2 family endonuclease, producing MTTLLVQATPASMMIDIPWIMPMTEEQFYEFCLANRDLRIERNSSGEVIVMAPAFSDTGNRNFNIAAQLWNWSELDGTGLGFDSSAGFTLPNGATRSPDAAWIKLERWNALTEKQKASFAPICPDFVIELRSASDTVSSLQKKMEEYIANGTLLGWLIDRQNRTVYIYRPNQESEILNDPQTVSGEPELLGFELVMAKIW from the coding sequence ATGACGACATTACTTGTACAAGCGACTCCGGCTTCTATGATGATTGATATTCCTTGGATTATGCCGATGACGGAGGAGCAATTTTATGAATTTTGTTTAGCGAATCGAGATTTACGTATTGAACGTAATTCGAGTGGAGAAGTAATCGTTATGGCTCCTGCTTTTTCGGATACGGGTAATCGGAATTTTAATATTGCTGCCCAACTTTGGAACTGGTCAGAACTCGATGGGACAGGGCTTGGGTTTGATTCTAGTGCGGGCTTTACTCTGCCCAATGGTGCAACTCGTTCTCCCGATGCTGCTTGGATTAAATTGGAACGCTGGAATGCTTTAACAGAAAAACAGAAAGCGTCTTTTGCCCCTATTTGTCCCGATTTTGTTATTGAATTACGTTCTGCCAGTGATACAGTGTCCAGTTTGCAGAAAAAGATGGAGGAATATATTGCTAATGGTACTTTATTGGGCTGGTTAATTGATCGCCAAAACCGCACAGTGTATATCTATCGTCCTAATCAAGAATCAGAAATTTTGAACGATCCCCAAACTGTGAGCGGTGAGCCTGAATTGTTAGGGTTTGAGTTGGTGATGGCTAAGATCTGGTAA
- a CDS encoding BMC domain-containing protein translates to MPSQPAVGSIESKGFPGILAAADAMVKAARITIVGYIRAGSARFTLNVRGDVQEVKTAMAAGIEAIERTEGATLETWVIIARPHDNVVGVLPIDYSEAVEPFRASAEGIVLPGLGSNS, encoded by the coding sequence ATGCCATCCCAACCTGCTGTTGGATCGATTGAATCAAAAGGCTTTCCAGGTATTTTAGCTGCGGCTGATGCGATGGTCAAGGCGGCCCGGATCACAATTGTGGGTTATATTAGAGCCGGAAGTGCGCGGTTTACCCTCAATGTTCGCGGTGATGTGCAAGAGGTTAAAACGGCGATGGCAGCAGGAATTGAAGCCATTGAACGGACAGAAGGGGCAACCCTAGAAACTTGGGTCATTATTGCTCGTCCCCATGATAACGTTGTCGGTGTGTTACCGATTGATTATAGTGAAGCTGTAGAACCCTTCAGAGCATCTGCTGAGGGTATTGTCCTGCCCGGTTTGGGTTCTAACTCATAA
- a CDS encoding CIA30 family protein: MSNNKRETWDLGRFFATINYFDLIPFFSDLQKLFNPGDRTSPNLENNTMSLILIVGATEKVGQTVVRRLLGNNYRVRALVRDQETAKISLAPGVDLIQGDINCPETLTPKLLENVSAVIYCGKNTDNFPEDGGMKNLLPVVKKYLRSGEKLLFDFTNPNEDLKNTWGAIDDVVMGGVSESNIRLEQNRAVFFGNVSTANNGGFASVRTRNLQPPLDLSNYEGIELQVEGDGKRYKFITRCEGKWDGVGYCYSFDTFYNCPTIVRIPFKDLIPVFRAKTVPEMGKFDSSCVYSMQLMQSKFEYDGGLNPRFSPGLFRLDLKTIKAYGAKANTPDFILIGSIGEELVRNSGLNYSIIAPRGSLEAIADFCLQVLKSPAACQKTFGDLGQVSNLS; encoded by the coding sequence ATGAGTAATAATAAACGTGAAACCTGGGACTTAGGGCGTTTTTTCGCCACAATAAACTATTTTGATCTCATTCCCTTCTTCAGCGATCTGCAAAAACTGTTTAATCCCGGCGATCGCACTTCACCTAACCTAGAGAATAACACCATGAGCTTGATTTTAATTGTTGGGGCCACAGAAAAAGTAGGACAAACGGTTGTACGTCGTTTGTTGGGTAATAATTATCGGGTTCGTGCTTTAGTAAGAGATCAAGAAACTGCCAAAATTTCCTTGGCCCCAGGAGTCGATCTCATTCAAGGGGATATTAACTGTCCCGAAACCCTCACCCCGAAGCTGTTGGAAAATGTTTCAGCAGTGATTTATTGTGGGAAAAATACTGATAATTTCCCAGAAGATGGAGGAATGAAAAATTTGCTCCCAGTCGTGAAAAAATATCTCAGATCTGGTGAAAAATTATTATTTGATTTTACTAACCCGAATGAAGACTTAAAAAATACTTGGGGGGCCATTGATGATGTTGTCATGGGAGGTGTTAGTGAGAGTAATATCCGTTTAGAACAAAATCGGGCCGTCTTTTTTGGTAATGTTTCTACAGCTAATAATGGGGGGTTTGCTTCTGTGAGAACCCGTAATTTACAACCCCCTTTGGATTTATCGAATTATGAAGGGATAGAATTACAAGTAGAAGGAGATGGGAAGCGTTATAAATTTATTACCCGTTGTGAGGGAAAATGGGATGGGGTGGGTTATTGTTATTCCTTTGATACCTTTTATAATTGTCCCACTATTGTACGCATTCCCTTTAAAGATCTCATCCCTGTTTTTCGGGCCAAAACTGTCCCAGAGATGGGAAAATTTGATTCCAGTTGTGTCTATTCAATGCAATTAATGCAAAGCAAGTTTGAATATGACGGGGGTTTAAATCCGAGATTTTCTCCTGGTTTATTTCGCTTAGATTTGAAGACAATTAAAGCTTATGGTGCGAAAGCTAACACCCCTGATTTTATTCTAATCGGTTCTATTGGAGAAGAATTAGTGCGTAACAGTGGACTGAATTATAGTATTATTGCGCCGAGGGGAAGTTTAGAGGCGATCGCCGATTTTTGTCTACAAGTGTTAAAATCTCCCGCCGCTTGTCAAAAAACCTTTGGCGATCTAGGACAGGTTTCTAACCTATCCTAA